A stretch of the Xanthocytophaga agilis genome encodes the following:
- a CDS encoding malectin domain-containing carbohydrate-binding protein — translation MKLLLHTYKLNIGLCLIIYVLGTITSYAFEGQANQAPRLNPIGNQSVIIGQTVSFTATASDADSGQSLTYSLENGPEGASIDPVSGVFRYTPDSTGVVTLTIRVTDNASLPLWDEEEVTLSIVYPPIRINCGGTELNTAAGLTFVSDRYTSNSSDEHYFPDAAIEGTTSDELYRTFRSGDNFSYNIPVTNGSYQVILHFAEVYYTTANQRRFSINLEGGDTEIANLDVFTSAGGANKALVNTYLITVNDGTLDLELNSSISRGLISAIEVIPAVSDPSLSTVRINCGGPEITVGGTIFGADQYFTDSSESRFPGTTRIANTTNDELYRTFRSGDTFSYTIPVANGNYQVVLHFAEIYYTSANQRKFSINLEEGDQEVTDLDVFVSAGGANKALTNTYIVTVEDGMLDLVFTSTISRAMISAIEVIPLITNPGSGNPSATEMTLKVFPNPSNSGVIVEFESAENLSATLEVYTLQGVLIEKHTTNFIQIGSEKLLVLNQEASLASGLYLVKVETNGKHTQKKLVINR, via the coding sequence ATGAAATTACTACTACATACATATAAATTAAACATAGGATTGTGTCTGATTATATATGTTTTGGGAACAATTACATCTTACGCCTTTGAAGGCCAAGCCAATCAAGCACCCAGATTAAATCCAATCGGTAACCAATCTGTCATTATCGGACAGACAGTTTCCTTTACAGCAACCGCCTCAGATGCAGACAGTGGACAATCGCTTACCTATAGTCTGGAGAACGGGCCGGAAGGAGCAAGTATTGATCCTGTCAGTGGGGTATTTCGGTATACACCAGATAGTACAGGAGTAGTAACACTTACCATTCGGGTAACAGATAATGCATCCCTTCCACTATGGGATGAAGAAGAAGTGACACTATCTATCGTATATCCTCCTATTCGAATCAATTGTGGGGGTACAGAACTTAATACCGCAGCAGGTCTTACCTTTGTTTCGGATCGGTATACCAGTAATAGTAGTGATGAACATTATTTTCCGGATGCAGCTATTGAAGGTACTACCAGCGACGAACTGTATCGTACCTTCCGGAGTGGCGATAATTTTTCATACAATATTCCGGTAACAAATGGCAGCTATCAGGTGATCCTGCACTTTGCTGAAGTGTATTATACCACAGCCAATCAACGCAGATTTTCTATTAACCTGGAAGGCGGTGATACAGAGATAGCTAATCTGGATGTCTTTACTTCTGCTGGTGGAGCTAACAAAGCCCTTGTCAATACATATCTGATAACGGTGAATGATGGCACGCTGGATCTGGAGTTAAATAGCAGCATTAGCCGGGGACTGATTTCTGCTATTGAAGTTATACCTGCGGTCTCTGATCCATCTTTGTCGACAGTGCGTATTAATTGTGGAGGACCAGAAATAACGGTTGGCGGAACAATATTCGGAGCAGATCAATACTTTACAGATAGTAGTGAATCGCGTTTTCCTGGTACTACCCGGATTGCCAACACTACGAATGATGAGCTATATCGTACCTTTCGAAGTGGTGATACCTTTTCCTATACTATCCCGGTAGCAAACGGCAACTATCAGGTGGTGCTGCATTTTGCAGAAATATACTATACATCAGCCAATCAGCGTAAGTTTTCTATTAACCTGGAAGAGGGTGATCAGGAAGTCACTGACCTGGATGTGTTTGTATCAGCAGGAGGTGCTAATAAAGCTCTGACCAATACCTATATCGTAACAGTAGAAGATGGTATGCTGGATCTGGTATTTACCAGTACCATCAGCCGGGCTATGATTTCGGCTATTGAGGTAATTCCATTGATTACAAATCCAGGGAGTGGGAATCCATCTGCTACTGAAATGACACTAAAGGTGTTTCCTAACCCATCCAATAGTGGTGTTATCGTAGAGTTTGAATCTGCTGAAAATTTGTCGGCTACTTTAGAAGTATATACGCTGCAGGGAGTCTTGATTGAGAAGCATACAACTAACTTTATTCAGATTGGATCAGAAAAATTGCTGGTGCTGAATCAGGAAGCTTCGCTAGCATCGGGGTTATATCTGGTGAAGGTCGAAACCAATGGAAAGCATACACAAAAGAAACTCGTTATTAATCGGTAG
- a CDS encoding helix-turn-helix transcriptional regulator → MHFSGQPIKQFDLTPLAKAGVFVIHIGNDEPEGGHDIFKPHRDRHYMLIIALGGSLKMMLDFEEVLINQPSMLLVFPEQVHHVVELKDPQGWAIHFDPSLIQEEFQRVLQTGFAKPLLFTQTDTLQAQVITIASLMHQLQSEVPTTYTGRTMHELLAAILSLLAGKFSQMPVGNKSKEGRPSIIERDFSQLLLRYYKTWKQPSQYAQALSVSVSHLNDTVKDISGYPVSVRIQQTSILEAKRLLYFTNLSVKEIGYEVGYDNPVYFSKLFKKATDLTPLEFRQQFRD, encoded by the coding sequence TTGCATTTTTCAGGACAACCTATCAAACAGTTTGATCTTACTCCACTGGCAAAGGCAGGAGTGTTTGTGATACATATCGGGAATGATGAACCGGAAGGAGGACATGATATCTTCAAGCCTCACCGTGACAGGCATTATATGTTGATTATTGCTCTGGGCGGATCTCTGAAGATGATGCTTGATTTTGAAGAGGTGCTGATAAATCAACCTTCTATGTTGCTGGTTTTTCCAGAGCAGGTGCATCATGTAGTTGAACTGAAAGATCCTCAGGGATGGGCTATTCACTTTGATCCTTCGCTGATTCAGGAGGAGTTTCAGCGTGTATTACAAACAGGCTTTGCCAAACCTCTGCTTTTTACGCAAACAGACACATTACAGGCTCAGGTAATTACCATTGCAAGTCTGATGCACCAACTCCAATCTGAAGTACCTACTACCTATACAGGAAGAACTATGCATGAACTGCTGGCCGCCATCCTGAGTCTGCTGGCTGGAAAGTTCTCTCAGATGCCGGTTGGAAATAAATCCAAAGAAGGCCGTCCCTCTATTATTGAACGGGATTTCAGCCAATTGCTATTACGTTATTATAAAACCTGGAAGCAACCATCCCAGTATGCACAGGCGTTGTCTGTATCTGTTTCACATCTGAATGATACTGTCAAAGATATCAGTGGGTATCCGGTATCGGTACGCATACAACAAACATCCATTCTGGAAGCCAAACGATTGTTGTACTTTACTAATCTGAGTGTAAAAGAGATTGGCTATGAAGTTGGCTATGACAATCCGGTTTATTTTTCAAAGCTATTTAAAAAAGCCACAGATCTGACGCCACTGGAGTTTCGCCAGCAATTCCGCGATTAG
- a CDS encoding RNA polymerase sigma-70 factor: MKDTHNSPPDTVLISDWQQGDEKAFDKLYYRYHPRLFRLAFKITKSQALTEEIVHDVFMKVWQNKDKIDPQRSFQAYIFTIIKNEIFRYLRKQTNSPVTVNFSFEGQTPNANPTEQDLHFTDYLQLYQCALNALPARKKEIFLLHRQEELSYREIASQLQVSVKTVEFHMNDCLKWFRKNLRVHTDLVFLFLSVSYIF, translated from the coding sequence ATGAAAGACACACACAATTCTCCCCCGGATACGGTACTTATCTCTGACTGGCAACAGGGAGATGAGAAGGCATTCGATAAATTGTATTATCGATACCATCCGCGTTTATTCCGGCTAGCCTTTAAAATAACCAAATCTCAAGCCCTAACTGAAGAGATTGTTCACGATGTATTTATGAAGGTTTGGCAGAATAAAGACAAGATTGATCCACAACGATCTTTTCAAGCCTATATTTTTACCATTATTAAAAATGAAATTTTCCGTTATCTGCGCAAACAAACCAACTCACCGGTTACCGTCAACTTTTCATTTGAAGGACAAACTCCTAATGCCAATCCAACAGAGCAGGATCTGCATTTTACGGATTATCTCCAGCTATATCAATGCGCACTGAATGCCCTTCCCGCACGAAAAAAAGAAATTTTTCTATTACACCGCCAGGAAGAACTATCCTATCGTGAAATCGCCAGCCAGTTACAGGTGTCCGTAAAAACAGTCGAATTCCATATGAATGACTGTCTGAAATGGTTCCGAAAAAATTTACGCGTACATACAGATCTCGTTTTCCTGTTTCTTTCGGTCTCTTACATTTTTTAA
- a CDS encoding DUF4345 domain-containing protein: MKQSLYVKALLFFAGIIGAAVGIGQLIFPVAFEASTGIDIAGNSSLLSEIRGSGGTLLAAGVVMILGAFMPSLSAKALFIAALFYLCYGLSRVYGMLIDGIPDQGLVLVTIGEIIIGSAVLTAYRRLQRQ; this comes from the coding sequence ATGAAACAATCACTTTATGTAAAAGCCCTGTTATTTTTTGCGGGCATTATTGGAGCTGCCGTTGGCATTGGCCAGTTGATTTTCCCTGTTGCTTTTGAAGCTTCTACTGGGATAGATATAGCAGGCAATAGTAGTTTATTAAGCGAGATCCGTGGATCAGGAGGTACTCTGTTAGCTGCAGGAGTAGTTATGATTTTAGGGGCATTTATGCCGTCTTTAAGCGCTAAGGCTCTATTTATTGCTGCCTTGTTTTATCTGTGTTACGGCTTATCCAGAGTATATGGTATGTTGATTGATGGTATACCTGATCAAGGTTTGGTTTTGGTAACTATAGGTGAAATCATAATCGGTAGTGCAGTTTTAACGGCCTATCGGAGATTGCAAAGGCAATGA
- a CDS encoding glycosyl hydrolase family 28-related protein translates to MMKKIILSILLLSSAYIQSNAQLINYPSSLDSTHIQQYDGYTIANTGGFFNVKQYGAKGDGVTDDTKAIQAALDANRKGVDTGGESAYFYARPKTLYFPRGTYLVSNTLTWIGQAMMMMGQGKGQTIIKLKNSTSGFTNASVPKAVLSSPDGIYQFHNYIRDLTVSVGSGNAGAIGIDFIANNSGGIVNVEVRSEDRSGKAGISMRRAYPGPCMLKKVAITGFDYGIQACRAEYSITFEDISLTNQKVTGIENDGNILLIRKLTSTNSVPAVRNLNQYGMITLLEATLSGGSSSVSAIDNVNGNLFVRTVTATGYRTAINNKGTLVSGLTLQGYVNGAVSNLYANGTRALNIPVEETPDYDEGDITKWAQLSSPGWYGDNTNWQNTINSGKSVIYLKTGTYQANNRTYNIPVSVRKFMGFGAVVNGGDQFAMKLVVKDGNENSPPLIIEHFGFGISIEHLCKRPIVIKHCKIRSYTSSAQAGKLYLQDMESVNLITLYPQQKVWARQFNSEILPGQIWNKGATLWILGMKTEQRGYVIKTTDCGKTELLGGLIYPAKSMTTSDPPAFICENAQHSLVFGASSYTTGMMHPVLIREVQNGITKELKYNGAIRFMMPLHVGINGACSGGSSARVIADTLQRETISIWPVPTDQAVELEWPEQEEETVTIQVVSLQGSVVYEKTVSHTTHHQLATNQLMNGLYIVKILVGQKVFTEKMIVVH, encoded by the coding sequence ATGATGAAAAAAATAATTCTGAGTATTTTACTTCTTTCCAGTGCGTATATCCAGTCAAATGCCCAGTTAATCAATTACCCAAGCAGTTTAGACAGCACTCATATTCAACAATATGATGGATACACTATTGCCAATACAGGCGGTTTCTTCAATGTGAAACAGTATGGAGCCAAAGGTGATGGGGTCACAGACGACACGAAGGCCATACAGGCAGCTCTGGACGCCAATCGAAAAGGTGTAGACACCGGGGGAGAATCGGCCTACTTCTATGCCCGTCCCAAAACCCTATACTTTCCGCGTGGTACCTACCTTGTCTCTAACACATTAACCTGGATTGGACAAGCGATGATGATGATGGGTCAGGGAAAAGGACAAACAATTATTAAGCTGAAAAACAGTACGTCCGGATTTACCAATGCCAGTGTACCTAAAGCCGTGCTTTCCTCACCAGATGGTATTTATCAGTTTCATAATTACATCCGGGATCTGACAGTCAGTGTAGGATCTGGCAATGCAGGTGCCATAGGTATTGACTTTATAGCCAATAACAGTGGGGGTATAGTCAATGTAGAGGTTCGATCTGAAGATCGGTCCGGGAAAGCAGGCATCAGTATGCGACGTGCCTATCCTGGCCCCTGTATGTTAAAGAAGGTGGCAATAACGGGCTTTGATTATGGCATTCAGGCATGCAGAGCAGAATATAGTATCACTTTCGAGGATATTTCGCTTACCAATCAAAAGGTTACAGGCATAGAGAATGATGGTAATATTCTACTTATCCGCAAACTAACCAGTACAAACTCAGTACCTGCGGTACGTAATCTTAACCAATATGGTATGATTACTCTTCTGGAAGCAACTCTTTCAGGTGGTAGCAGTAGTGTAAGTGCGATTGATAATGTGAATGGGAATCTTTTCGTCCGAACGGTTACGGCAACAGGCTACCGCACTGCCATTAACAACAAAGGCACATTGGTTAGTGGGCTTACGCTACAGGGATATGTAAATGGTGCAGTATCCAATCTGTATGCGAATGGTACACGGGCTTTAAATATTCCGGTGGAAGAAACACCTGACTACGATGAGGGAGACATCACCAAATGGGCTCAGCTTTCCTCGCCAGGCTGGTATGGAGATAACACCAACTGGCAAAATACAATCAACTCAGGTAAGTCGGTGATTTATCTCAAAACAGGTACCTACCAGGCGAATAACCGAACCTATAACATACCCGTAAGTGTACGAAAATTTATGGGCTTTGGAGCTGTGGTGAATGGTGGGGATCAGTTTGCTATGAAGCTGGTAGTCAAAGATGGCAATGAAAATAGTCCGCCTCTTATCATCGAGCATTTTGGCTTCGGTATTTCGATAGAACATTTGTGCAAGCGTCCTATTGTGATCAAACACTGTAAAATACGGAGTTACACCAGTTCGGCACAGGCCGGAAAACTATATCTGCAGGATATGGAGTCTGTCAATCTGATTACGTTGTATCCTCAGCAGAAAGTATGGGCACGACAATTCAACAGTGAAATTCTACCCGGACAAATCTGGAACAAAGGAGCTACGTTATGGATATTAGGTATGAAGACCGAACAGAGAGGTTATGTGATCAAAACAACCGATTGTGGCAAAACAGAATTACTGGGAGGGTTGATCTATCCAGCCAAAAGTATGACAACATCTGATCCGCCTGCTTTTATCTGTGAAAATGCACAACATTCGCTTGTATTTGGAGCCAGCTCCTACACTACAGGGATGATGCATCCGGTATTGATTCGGGAAGTACAAAATGGTATAACCAAAGAGCTCAAATACAATGGTGCCATACGCTTTATGATGCCCTTGCATGTAGGTATCAATGGTGCCTGCTCTGGAGGTTCTTCGGCCAGAGTGATAGCAGATACTCTTCAAAGAGAGACAATCTCTATATGGCCTGTCCCTACAGATCAGGCAGTTGAACTGGAATGGCCAGAGCAGGAAGAGGAAACAGTAACTATACAGGTAGTCTCCTTACAGGGGTCGGTTGTCTATGAAAAAACTGTATCCCATACTACCCACCACCAGTTAGCCACCAATCAACTGATGAATGGGCTTTATATTGTTAAAATACTAGTGGGTCAAAAGGTCTTTACAGAGAAGATGATAGTTGTGCATTAG
- a CDS encoding Crp/Fnr family transcriptional regulator yields the protein MQDIARQFLLKFNKFSSDEINLILDNTSIERFRKGQFVVQAGSICKKCYFVLQGCLRQFRIIDGVEKTSDFFLEKEPVVLYSSYMDRKPAESSVQCLEDCILLSGTKEQEITMHKTNPSLEHLIYTLLSDDYKKAESYITLLTCFNPEQRYLALLETRPEILNRVPLVYIASYIGVTPESLSRIRKRIMFHTDKP from the coding sequence ATGCAGGATATTGCCAGGCAGTTTTTACTCAAATTCAATAAGTTTAGTTCAGACGAGATTAACCTGATTCTGGACAACACATCCATAGAGAGATTCAGGAAAGGGCAATTTGTTGTACAGGCAGGAAGCATCTGTAAGAAATGCTACTTTGTGCTACAAGGATGTCTCCGCCAATTCAGAATCATTGACGGAGTAGAAAAGACATCGGATTTCTTTCTGGAAAAAGAACCTGTTGTTTTGTATTCCAGCTATATGGATCGCAAACCTGCAGAGAGTAGCGTACAATGTCTGGAAGATTGCATTTTACTTAGTGGCACAAAAGAACAGGAAATTACCATGCACAAAACCAATCCCTCTCTTGAACATCTGATATATACTTTATTGTCTGATGATTACAAAAAGGCCGAAAGTTATATCACCCTACTTACCTGTTTCAATCCGGAACAAAGATACCTGGCTTTATTGGAAACAAGACCCGAAATTTTAAACAGAGTGCCTCTTGTTTACATAGCCTCTTATATAGGCGTAACTCCAGAGTCTCTGAGCAGAATCAGAAAAAGAATTATGTTCCATACAGATAAGCCGTAA